In Pyramidobacter sp. YE332, the following are encoded in one genomic region:
- a CDS encoding helix-turn-helix domain-containing protein yields MDKLLTVKEVAEIIGVHIDTVRIWLRTGRMKGVKFGKAWRIPESELKKATRITIKSLAGLGYSGPQNHRGSMEIIPQSSALCG; encoded by the coding sequence ATGGATAAACTTCTCACAGTAAAGGAGGTTGCCGAAATCATTGGAGTTCACATTGACACCGTGAGGATATGGCTGCGTACAGGCCGAATGAAAGGCGTAAAGTTCGGGAAGGCGTGGCGCATTCCTGAAAGCGAACTCAAAAAGGCAACCCGAATAACCATCAAGTCTTTGGCCGGACTTGGTTATTCGGGGCCCCAGAACCACAGAGGTTCCATGGAGATTATACCACAATCTTCTGCCCTCTGTGGATGA